The sequence CTTCGGCGCCTTCATGAGCTGGGTCGACGAGTTCCGCAAGCTGAAGGTTCGCACCAACGCCGACACCCCGCACGACGCCAAGGTGGCGCGGCGCTTCGGCGCCGAGGGCATCGGCCTGTGCCGCACCGAACACATGTTCTTCGAAGGCGAGCGCATCGACGCGGTCCGCGAGATGATCCTGGCCGACGACCGCAAGGGCCGCGAGAAGGCCCTGGCCAAGATCCTGCCGATGCAGAAGGGCGACTTCAAGGGCATCTTCCGCGAGATGAAGGACCTGCCGGTGACCATCCGCCTGCTTGATCCGCCGCTGCACGAGTTCCTCCCGCACACCGACGAGGAGATCCAACAGGTCTCCGAGAAGATCGGCCTCCCTTTCGAGCGCATCAAGAAGAAGCTCGAGGCCCTGCACGAATTCAACCCCATGCTCGGCCACCGCGGCTGCCGCCTCGGCATCTCTTATCCCGAGATCTACGAGATGCAGGTCCGCGCCATCATGGAGGCAGCCTGCGAGCTGGCCAAGGATGAGGGCTTCAAGATCATCCCCGAGATCATGATCCCCTTGGTCGGGCACGTGAACGAACTGGCCTACATGCGCAAGGTGACCGCCGAGACCTGCGAGAAGGTCCTTAAAGAGAAGGGCGTCCAGCTGACCTACCTGATCGGGACCATGATCGAGCTGCCCCGCGCCGCGCTGACCGCCGATCAGGTGGCGCGCGAGGCGGATTTCTTCTCCTTCGGCACCAACGACCTGACGCAGACGACCTTCGGTCTCTCCCGCGACGACGCGGGCAAGTTCCTCCCGGCCTACCTCGAGAAGAAGATCCTCCCCGAGGACCCCTTCGTCACCCTCGACATCGACGGCGTCGGCGCCCTGGTGAAGCACGCCGTCGAGCTGGGCCGGAGGACCAAGCCCAATCTCAAAGTCGGGATCTGCGGCGAGCACGGCGGCGACCCGCGCTCGGTGGAATTCTGCCACCGCATCCATCTCGACTACGTCAGCTGTTCCCCTTACCGCGTTCCCGTCGCCCGCCTGGCGGCGGCCCATGCGGCCCTGAAAGAAAAGGAAACGAAGTGATGCGTTCTCTGAAAAAACTCCTGCTCGCGGCCTCGCTCCTTTTCCTCAGCGCCTGCGGCGAAAACTCCATCTTTATCCCGATCCCGCTGACCTTGAACCCCTTGGTGTTGGCCAATCCCATCGCCATGGTCGCCAGCAACGCGGCCCAGCGGCTCTACGTGGTCAATTCCAACAACTTGGTGCTGTGGGCGGACGCCTCCTTCGTGATCCTCGACATCTCCAATCCGGCGAATCCCACGCCCCTGGCGGTGATCTCGATCCCCAACTTTTCCGGCAACATCCTGCTCGACGAGGCCCGCGGCTTCGTCTACCTGCCCAACCGGCAGAGCGCGGCCGAGGCCGACCTGATCGACCAGGTTCTGCGCATCCACATCAACGAGGCCTCGCCGACCTTCCTGCAGGTGGACTTTTTCGACTCCGGCGAGGACCCCTTCGGCGGCTTCTTCGACGGCATGGACTCGCTCTACGTCGCCGCCTCCAGCGAGGCCCTGCGCTACGACGTCGACAATATGCTGGGATTCAGCAAGGTCGACCTCAGCGTCACCACCGCCGACGGCCGCGAGATCTTCGCCGACGACACCCGCGAGCTGGCGCTCAGCCCCTCCGGCAACAACCTCTTCGTCACCAACCGCACCGACAACATGCTGATCCTCAACGTGAACGAGATGACGCCGCCGACCGTCGCCGGCGTCACCGACCTGGGCACCGAGCCGGTCGACTACATCGTGGTCGGCACCAACTCGACCCGCGGCGCGGCCCGCGACTCCAATTTCGTCTACGTGGTCGACGGCGCGCCCGCCAACCTGCGCATCCTGACCGACGCCGGATTGACGCCGGTCTCCGGGCCTCCGCAAGAGATCACCACCGGCTCGCTGCAGGTGGCGGCCATCCCGATCGGCAACGACCCGGGCGAGGTGATCATCGACGAGCCCAACGCCCGCGCCTACGTCAGCAACACCGGCGACGACACCGTGTCGGTGATCGACCTCAATTTGCAGGCCGAGATCACCCGCATCGCGGTCGACAACAACCTCCCGGTCAACTCCGACCCCGGGGATCAGCCCTTTCCCCTGGCGATCGCCAACATCGGCGGCCGTAACTTCCTCTACGTGGGCAATTTCGACAGCAACAACATAACCGTCATTGACGCCGACGCGCTTCAGGTGGTCTTCGCCTTCCCGGACATCGAACCGGACGACGAGGAAGACGAGAAAGAAGACAACAATAACGATTTCAGCGGCGAGTTCAGCCCCGGATTCACCGGCGGCATTTAATTAGGAAGGTCTTCATGTTCCGATTTTCAAAAAAATCCCGCATCGCGGCCCTCGCCCTGGCCCTCGCGGCCCTGGCCTCGGCCTGCACCGGCAACAACGAGCAGGACAACCTGATCTTCCCGGCTATCGTGGCGATCGACTCCGACCTGGGCCGGGTCTTCGTCATCGACAACCAGGACAACGGCCTCAATCTCGTCGACGGCAACACCGACCAAATCGTTCTCTTCGGGAAGGACGACGAGTCCCTCCTCAACGACGAGGACCCTCAGCTGTTGCCGAGCTTTCCCTCCAACGGCGTCGTGGTCTCGCTGCCCGGCGGCGTGTCGCGGCTCTTCGTGACCGGCGGCGGCGCCACGGCCACCAATCAGATCACCGTCCTGGACTTCGACGACGTCAACCTGATCCGCGCGGCCGGCTTTTCGCCCATCGCGGTGGCGGGCGCCAACACCGATGCGCTGGTCGGCCTGGCCGTCGACGCGGACTTAGGGTTGCTCTTCGTCTCCAACGCCACGACGGGCCAAGTCCATGTCTATAACGTGAATACCGGGACGGAGGTCGTCAACTCGCCGGTCGCGGTCGGCGGCATTCCCGGCCGGGTGAATTTCGATCCCGATTCGGGATTATTGGCGGTGAGCAATGCGGCCAATACCACGGTCTCCCTGATCGACGCCTCCGACCTCGCCTCGGGCGCGCAGACCATCGACGTCGGCATCCTTACCCGCGACGCGGCACTGGCCAGCAATGGCGCAGGGACATTGCTTTTCGTGAGCGGCTCGCAGGTCAACCAAGCCCGAGTCTTCGAGCTGGACCTGGCGAATCTCGCCGCCTCGACGCAGATCTTTGCCTTGAATCCCAACGCCCCCGACCAGCCCATCCCTGACCCCAACTTCGTCCCCGGCACCATCAACTTCGTGAAGGCGGCGCCCCTGAGCGACGGGCGCTTGGCGGCCTTCTACACCCTTTCCACCGGTGACCTCCTCGAGATCGACGTCTCCGCGGATTTGACGACGGTGGTGCCGGGCATCACCTTGGTCGGGGCGGTGAGCGGCGAGGGCCTGGACTATTTGCAGGACGCGAACGGCAACGCCACCAAGGTCTACTATGCCTCCCCCGGCGTCGGCACCCTGACCATCGTCAACGCCCTGGACAATCAATTCATCGAGCAGATTCCCTAGGCACTCGGCGTCGCAGCGTGGAAAAAAACCCAAGATCCTGTATTCTGTCAGGAAATTGACGCTACTAATGGGTGTTTTTGCTATTTACAGCCCCCCGGGCCCATGCTAACCCTAGGGGCAATTCAGGCCTCGCGAGAGGGCCTCCTTCCAGGTCAAAAACAGCTCTAAATTCAATAGTTTATGGCTTAGTGTGCGCGGAGTTTCCGTTTGAAGATCAAGCGACTCGAAATCCAGGGCTTTAAATCCTTTCCCGACCGAACCGTCATCGACTTCCAACAGGGCATCACCTCGATCGTCGGCCCCAACGGCTGCGGCAAGTCCAACATCGTCGACGCCATCCGGTGGGTCATGGGCGAGATGAGCGCGAAGCACCTCCGCGGCAAGGCCATGGAAGACGTCATCTTCGCCGGCAGCCAGACCCGCCCGTCGACCAACTTCGCCGAAGTGACCATGGTGATGGGCAACGAGGACGGTCGCGCGCCGGCCGCCTACGCCAACTATTCCGAGATTGCGGTGACGCGGCGCCTGTTCCGCTCGGGGGAGAGCGAGTACCAGATCAACAAGACTCCCTGCCGGTTGCGCGACATCTACGACGTCTTCCTCGGCAGCGGCGTGGGCACCAAGGCCTATTCGATCATCGAGCAGGGCAAGATCGGGCAGATCATCACCGCCAAGCCCGAAGACCGGCGCATGATCATCGAAGAGGCCGCCGGCATCAGCAAGTTCAAGAGCCGCAAAGAGGCTGCCTTGCGCAAGATCGAGGCGACCAAAGGAAATCTGCTGCGCTTGGCGGACATCCTGGCCGAGCTGAAGCGCCAGATCAATTCCATCGACCGCCAGGCCCGCAAGGCCGAGCGTTACAAAGAGATCGAGACCGAGCTGCGCGACCTCGAGCTGCACCTGTGCAGCCACGACTACCTGGCCTGCGCCGGCAGCCTGGGCGAGCTCGAACGCGGGCTGAAAAATTCCGAAGAAAACGAGGCTGCCCTGGCCGCCCAAGTGGCGCAGCTCGAGGTGCAGCTCGAGGCCGACCGCCTCGAGTTGGTCGAGCAGGAGCGGCAACTCATGAGTTTGCAGGAGGTGCTCTATGAGAAGAACAATTCCGTTCAGCTCCATCAGGCCGGCATCGATTACAAGGGCCGCGAGATCGAGTCGCTCGGCAAGCAGAACGAGGCCGCTGCCAAAGAGATCGAGACGGTCAAGGGCCGGGTGACGGCGCTGGACGCGGCGATCGCCGCGTCCAACGAGAGCCAGGTCGGCATCGACCTCGAGCTCGCCACCGCACAGGAAAGCTTCAACCAGCTCGAGGCCGCGCTGCTCGCTGGCATCGGCGAGGAGAAAGAAACCGCCCTGCAGGTCGAGCAGCTGGGCCATGAGACGATCGAGCTGCTCCAGCGGCTTTCCGAACGGAACAGCCGCAAAGAGGGGCTTGGCCGCCGCAAGGTCGACCTGGTTGGCCGCATCGGCAAGGACCAAGCCGAGATCGACGAGATCGACCGGCTGCTCTCCGGACAGCAATCCCAGCTGCGTGCCTTGCAGGAACAGCTGGGCGAGGTGAAGCAGTTTAAGCTCGACCTGGTAAAGCAAAGCGACAGCATCTTCGGCACTATCCTCAAGCAGCGCGAGGAGCAAAAAGAGGCCGAGGCCCGCTTGGCCGAACTCAAGGACAAGCTGGCTCTGAAGCGCTCGCGCCTGACCTCCCTGGAGGAATTGGAAAGAAATTTCGAGGGTTATAAAGACGGGGTCCGCAACGTCATGCTCAAGCGCAGCCAGCTGGACCCGACCAGCTCGATCTACGGGACAGTCGCCGACATCGTCGAGACCGAATCCTCCTACGAGATGGCGGTCGGCGCGGTGTTGGGCGAAAAGCTGCAGTACGTGGTCGTCAAGAGCCAGGAGGCCGGGGTCGAGGCCCTGCAGTACCTCAAGACGCAATCGATGGGGCGCCTGAGCTGCATCCCGGTCGAACTGCGCGACGAGGGCGACGAGGGACATTTTCCCTACGGCGAGGAGCAGGGCGTGTTGGGCCCGTTGAAGCAGTTCGTCCGCGTCAAGGGCGACTACGACCGCGTCGGCCAGTTCCTGTTCGGCGACGTGTATTTGGTGCAAAATCTCAACCGCGCCCTCGAGCTGTGGAACGGCAACGGCCATCGCAAGACCTTGGTCACCCTCGACGGCGAGGTGGTCGATCCCTCCGGCGTCGTCTCGGGCGGCTCGCGGGAGAGCGGTGCCCAGGCCATCCTCGAGAAGAAGCGCGAGATCAAGGAGCTGCGCCAGCAGGTGCACGAGCTGGAGGCCCAGGTCCGCGAGCAGGCCTCGCAGGTCGAGCGCTGCGTCTCGCGCATCCAGATGCTCGAGCAAAGCCTCGAGGCGCTGAAGCGCGACTCGCACAGCGAAGAGCTCAAGATCGTCCACCAAGAGCAGGACCTCAATCACCTCCAGACCGAGATCCGCCGCCTGACCGAGCGCCGCGACAAACTCTCGCTCGAAATCTCGGCCGCCATGCAGGAAGAGTCCGACCTGGTCCAAGAGATCCAGAATCTCGAGGCCGAGGTCCTGGGCATTGAGGAGCGGAAGCTCGAACTGCAGACGCGCGGCGAGGCCGCCAAGCAGCGCCAGCTGGACCTGCGCCACCGGCTCGACGACCTGCGTCACCGTTCCTTCGAGCAGAAGTCCAAGCTGAGCATCGTCACCGAGAAAAAGAGCGCCCTCGAGCGCGACTTGCAGCGCATGGTCGAAGACCGCGGCGAGCTGCACCGCCTGCTCGACGAGCGGCACGTCTCGATCAGCGCGGCCAACCAGCAGACCCTCCAGCTCAAGCGCGAGATCGAAGAAAGCCGCGAGAAGCTCTCTCAACTGGTCGTCGAGATCCAAGAGCGGGAAGGGCAGGCCACGGCCTTGAGGGACCGCATCCAGGCCCTCAAGGATTCGGTGGGGGCCGCCGAGGTCACGCTGCGGCAGAACCGCGCGCAGCTCGAGACGGTCCGGCAAGAGCTCCACCAAAGCATCGTGAGCTTGAGCGAGGGCCGCACCCGCATCCAGGTGCTCCTCCAGCAGATCCTCGAGCGCTATCATGTCGACCTCGCCGCGGTGGCGCCGACCTATGCCGAGCGCCCCATCGACCGCGAGGCCCAGGCCGCTCAGGTGCGGGAGATGCGCGAAAAGCTCGAGAAGATCGGCCCCGTCAACCTGGGCGCCATCGAGGAGTACGAAGAGCTCAAGCAGCGCCACGAGCACCTCGACAAGCAGTACCAAGACTTGGTCCAGTCGCTCGACGCCCTCCAGCGCGCCCTGCAGAAGATCAACCGCACCACCAAGAAGCGCTTCGAAGAGACCTTCGAGACGGTCAACAAGCTCTTCCAGGAGGTCTTTCCCAAGCTATTCAAGGGCGGCCGCGCCGAGCTGCTGCTCACCGACCCCGAGAACATCCTCGAGAGCGGCGTCGAAATCGTCGCCCAGCCGCCCGGCAAGAAGCTGCAGAGCGTCTCGCTGCTCTCCGGCGGCGAGAAGGCCCTTACCGCGGTCAGTCTGGTCTTCGCGATCTTCATCATCAAGCCCTCGCCCTTCTGCCTCTTAGACGAGGTCGATGCCCCGCTCGACGACGCCAATATCGACCGCTTCAACGACATGGTGCGCTCGCTCGTCGACAAATCGCAGTTCATCCTCATCACCCACAACAAGCGCACGATGGAGATGGCCGACACGCTCTACGGCATCACCATGGAGCAGCCGGGCGTCAGCAAGCTGGTCAGCGTTCAGCTCAACTAGCCCGACGGGGCTTGTCCAAGGGCGCCGGTGTTGCCGGCCGCGGTCTTATTCACGGAAAGATTGTTCTTGCATTGTCCGCCATCGAGGGGAGCTATTGCGTTGCACTAGGCGAGGTGCTTCTCCGCCGGCACGTAGCTCGCCGCCACCGGCAGCTTTTGCAGGACGGGGTTGGCCAGTGGCGAGGTAAGCTTGCGGCCCGTGAAGAACTCGCGGACGAGAGCGAGGGGGTGCTTCACCAGCAGGGAGGACTCGATGTAGCAGCGCACCTGGCAGTTCTTGTCGCAGGCGTTGAGGATGCCGTGCTTGCGGATGCCTTCTTTCACCGTTGCGTCGAAGGAGCCGATCTCGAGCAGGTTGCCGGCGACGGTTTTCAACGGCCGGCAGGGCCAGCTGACGTCGCCGTTGGCGTTCACGCGCGCAACCACGCTGGGATAGCACTCGAAGGGCGAGAGCTTGAGGATGTTTTGGAAGAAATAGCGCGTTCCGGAGATCAGAGGGTTGCGTTTCTTCAGCTCCATGATCTCCCGGATGAAGGCCCGGTAGTCCTCGCTGGCGTTCAGGCCGGGATGCACGGCATAGTCGACGTTTTGCGGGATGCAGGAGTAGCGGATGCCCTCTTGCAGGGCGAAGCGTAACACCTCGCGGGCGTCGCCCAGGGTGTGCGGAGCGACCACGCAGTTGATCGAGACCTCGTAGCCGTGCTTTTTTTGCAGGCGTGCCGCCCAGCGCAGGTTGTCGAAGATTTTCTGCGCGCCGCCCTTCTTGCAGCCGATGATCTCATCCTTCCGCGCGGCATCCATCGAGTCGATGCTGATCACCAGGTCGCGCACGTAGGGCAGGATCTCGGGCTTTTGGTCGAGGGTGAGGGCGTTGGTGTTGATCGAGATGCGCTTGAAACCGATTTGCCTCATGTAGGCGACGAGCTCGGAGAGGTCCTGGCGCACGTAAGGCTCTCCGCCGGTGAGGTAGATATAGTCGAATTTCTTCCGTAGGATGCGCAACACCTCTTTGACCTGTTGGGTGTCGAGCTCGTGGGGCTTGTAGAGGTGGTTTTTGTCGGCGGAGAAGTCCTCGCAGTAGAAGCAGCGCAGGTTGCAAAGGTTGGTGATGTGGTAGACGACGAAGAGGGGATGGATCAGGGCCTTCGGCCGGAAACGCGCGTTGAACAGGTTGGCGGACAATCGATAAGCGGTTTTTAGCATGAAATTTCCGTTGTCCCGGCGCCGGGGAGGGACCCTTTTAGCGCATCTTCGAGAAAATGACAAAGCGGGTCCTTTGTCAATCAATATGGAAAGGGGCTTTCGGGCGAGAACCGTTCTCGATGCGGGACGGGAATCCGAGCTCTTTTAGGGGCGGTCGCTGACCCGGAAGGCCGCGTAATCGCAGGCCACCCGCTGGCGGGAGCCCTCGCCGTCGCTCAAGACCGCGAGGCCCGAGGGTTTTCCGGAAAAGGCCTTGCCGAAGTACTTTTCAAAATCCCCCTTCACGTCCACGGTGACCTCTTGCCACTGTCCGGCCCGCTCGGGGCCGAACTCGCGCGCGACGATGACGAATTTCCCGGGTTTTTTCGCCCAGTAGGAACCGGCGGGGAAGTTCGAGCTCCAGACGTATTTGAGGGCGGAGGCGAAGCCGAAACCGACGAAGACGCCGCAGGCGTGGTCGTCGACCTCCCGCCATTCCCCGGCCGGCATTTGGGGCAGGCCCTGTGCCCGCCAGCGGAATTTCAGGTAGGGATATTTTTCGACGTCCCAAGGGAAGCTGCGGAAGGCGGTGACGGACAGGAACTCGGCGTCGACGGCGCGGAGGAATTTTTCCTCCCCCTCCTGGGCGATGCGGTAGACCCGCTTGGCCTTGCCCATTTGCAGCGGATAGGTCTTCCAGCCGGCGGGGAATTCGCCGACCGTCGACTGGAGAAAGCCGTCGACGGGCATCTCCTCGCTGCGCGCGGCGAGCGAGGCCGACAAGAGAAGCCCGAGGCAGACGACGCGAAATAATTTCATTTTTCGGTCCCTTGCATCATCTCCGGCAGTCCCACGAAACGAAAGCCCAGGGCGCGGTAGTGGTCGATGACCTTGGGCAGCACCGCGACCAAATCGCCGCGGTCGGCGCCGGGCACGCCCTCGACGCCGTCGTGCAAGAGCAGGATCATCCCGTTTTCCGGGCGCGCGGTGAGGCGATGGAACAAGACCTCCTCGCCGGGACGGTCGGTGTCCCAGACCCCGCGGGTCCAGCCGACGAGGCGGTAGCCCGTCTCCGCGAGGATTTTTCCGAGAAAGGGCGACTTCCAGCCGTGGGGGGCGCGGAACAACTTGGGCGCCGGGGTGCCGATCGGGGCCATGGCCCGCTCCCAGCCCGCGAGCTCTTGGCGGATCTCTTCGGGCTTGAGGGCGATCAGGCCGCGGTGGGTCTGCGTGTGATTTCCGACGGTGTGACCCTCGCGCAGCATGCGCGCGACGACCTCGGGGGAACGGGAGACACTCGCTCCGACCGTGAAGAAGGCGGCGGGCACTTGTTTTTGCGCGAGGATGTCCAAGATCTGCGAGGTATAGGGCTCGTTGGGCCCGTCGTCGAAGGTCAGCGCCACCCATTTTTTTTCGGCATCGCCCCGGCAGTAGGAGGCGAGGGGCCAGTTGAAACAAGGGATCAGGGCGTAGCACAGGCCGAAGGTCGCGGCGGCGAAGGCCGTGACGGCGGCAAGATTTCCGGCGATCGCCCCCGCGCGGCGGGCCCGGATCGCCTTCGTCAAGCGCCAGAGCAGGAAGGCGCCCAACAGGAGGCCGGCAAGGGCGATCAGGGATACTTGGATGTAGACTTTGAGGGGCGGCATGGGCTGAATGGCGCATCGTCTACCCTATAGCCGGGAAGGCTTCAATCCCCTTCGCGCAAGGGGCCGCCCGCCCATCCCGCGACCGCCGAGTCCTCGACGAGGGCTCAGCGGATGTTCGAGGCGCCCCGGCTCAATGCCAGGGCCGCGGCGATCTCGTCCGAGCTGTGCAGGAGGTTCCCGACGACGCCCCAGCGCAAGGCCTTCTCCGGCGTGCTGCCCAGGCGCTGCGCGATGCCGTAGCCGGCCAGCGCCAAGCCCAGGCTGACGGTCCCGACGCCGAAGTCCGTCGAGGCCTCGCGCAGGGCCGCACGGTCGTTGCATTGCCAGGCCTCGACGCCTCGGTAGACGCCTTTGCCGATGAAATAGGTCGACACCGCTCCGCCCAGGTAGAGTAGGCCGCGCGAAAAGGCCCGGGCGTAGGGGTTGGGCAGCCAAGAGGCGAGAGCGAGGACGCCTCCGACGGTGCCGCCGACGACGAAGGGATGCTCGTAGGCGTCCTGCGCCATGCGCCGGACGCCGCGCGGGACGCCGGTCAGCATCTCGCGCAGGAATTCTTCGGTGGTGATGGGGCGGCCCGACCCGCAGCCGGAGGCCTCCGCCGGAGGGAGGGCCGCCAAGGATTCCCGCGACTTTTCCAGGCGCGTGGCCAGAGGCGAGCGGTAGCCGGGTGGATGGCGGGTAGGTAAGGAGCTCAGGTACATGGGAAAACGGTGGTGATCAGGGGGAGGCGGCGGGGTCATGAAACCTCTCTTTAAATGAAAATAACTTTCACTATTTTCTAAAAACGGAAAGCCGTCACTCCGTCAAGCAAAATAGTAATAGCTAGGAAATCTTGTTGACAGTCGGAAGAGACTTTTCTAGCAGGTGAAAGTTATTTTCATGCTTTAGGGAAAGGCCTCGTCCATGATTTGGAAGCTGCAGAACCTCAAATATCTCCTTCTTTTCTCGGTGCTGCTCACGGCCGCCTGCGCTACGCCCTTGGCCCCGGAGGTCGAGGAGGAAGAGGCCGACCCCGCCGAGGTGGCGATCGGAGAGCGGCTCTTCCAGGAGACGCGCTTCGCCCAATTTTTCTTCGCCCACAACGGCTCGCAGGTGAATTCGCCCCTGCCCGCCGGCGATCCGGTGATGGCGATTACCGAAGCCGTCGGTCGGGAATTTCCCGGGCCCTTCGCCGGGATGTCGATGAACTGCGCCGCCTGCCA comes from Deltaproteobacteria bacterium PRO3 and encodes:
- the smc gene encoding chromosome segregation protein SMC gives rise to the protein MKIKRLEIQGFKSFPDRTVIDFQQGITSIVGPNGCGKSNIVDAIRWVMGEMSAKHLRGKAMEDVIFAGSQTRPSTNFAEVTMVMGNEDGRAPAAYANYSEIAVTRRLFRSGESEYQINKTPCRLRDIYDVFLGSGVGTKAYSIIEQGKIGQIITAKPEDRRMIIEEAAGISKFKSRKEAALRKIEATKGNLLRLADILAELKRQINSIDRQARKAERYKEIETELRDLELHLCSHDYLACAGSLGELERGLKNSEENEAALAAQVAQLEVQLEADRLELVEQERQLMSLQEVLYEKNNSVQLHQAGIDYKGREIESLGKQNEAAAKEIETVKGRVTALDAAIAASNESQVGIDLELATAQESFNQLEAALLAGIGEEKETALQVEQLGHETIELLQRLSERNSRKEGLGRRKVDLVGRIGKDQAEIDEIDRLLSGQQSQLRALQEQLGEVKQFKLDLVKQSDSIFGTILKQREEQKEAEARLAELKDKLALKRSRLTSLEELERNFEGYKDGVRNVMLKRSQLDPTSSIYGTVADIVETESSYEMAVGAVLGEKLQYVVVKSQEAGVEALQYLKTQSMGRLSCIPVELRDEGDEGHFPYGEEQGVLGPLKQFVRVKGDYDRVGQFLFGDVYLVQNLNRALELWNGNGHRKTLVTLDGEVVDPSGVVSGGSRESGAQAILEKKREIKELRQQVHELEAQVREQASQVERCVSRIQMLEQSLEALKRDSHSEELKIVHQEQDLNHLQTEIRRLTERRDKLSLEISAAMQEESDLVQEIQNLEAEVLGIEERKLELQTRGEAAKQRQLDLRHRLDDLRHRSFEQKSKLSIVTEKKSALERDLQRMVEDRGELHRLLDERHVSISAANQQTLQLKREIEESREKLSQLVVEIQEREGQATALRDRIQALKDSVGAAEVTLRQNRAQLETVRQELHQSIVSLSEGRTRIQVLLQQILERYHVDLAAVAPTYAERPIDREAQAAQVREMREKLEKIGPVNLGAIEEYEELKQRHEHLDKQYQDLVQSLDALQRALQKINRTTKKRFEETFETVNKLFQEVFPKLFKGGRAELLLTDPENILESGVEIVAQPPGKKLQSVSLLSGGEKALTAVSLVFAIFIIKPSPFCLLDEVDAPLDDANIDRFNDMVRSLVDKSQFILITHNKRTMEMADTLYGITMEQPGVSKLVSVQLN
- a CDS encoding radical SAM protein, which translates into the protein MLKTAYRLSANLFNARFRPKALIHPLFVVYHITNLCNLRCFYCEDFSADKNHLYKPHELDTQQVKEVLRILRKKFDYIYLTGGEPYVRQDLSELVAYMRQIGFKRISINTNALTLDQKPEILPYVRDLVISIDSMDAARKDEIIGCKKGGAQKIFDNLRWAARLQKKHGYEVSINCVVAPHTLGDAREVLRFALQEGIRYSCIPQNVDYAVHPGLNASEDYRAFIREIMELKKRNPLISGTRYFFQNILKLSPFECYPSVVARVNANGDVSWPCRPLKTVAGNLLEIGSFDATVKEGIRKHGILNACDKNCQVRCYIESSLLVKHPLALVREFFTGRKLTSPLANPVLQKLPVAASYVPAEKHLA
- a CDS encoding DUF3047 domain-containing protein: MKLFRVVCLGLLLSASLAARSEEMPVDGFLQSTVGEFPAGWKTYPLQMGKAKRVYRIAQEGEEKFLRAVDAEFLSVTAFRSFPWDVEKYPYLKFRWRAQGLPQMPAGEWREVDDHACGVFVGFGFASALKYVWSSNFPAGSYWAKKPGKFVIVAREFGPERAGQWQEVTVDVKGDFEKYFGKAFSGKPSGLAVLSDGEGSRQRVACDYAAFRVSDRP
- a CDS encoding polysaccharide deacetylase family protein, with product MPPLKVYIQVSLIALAGLLLGAFLLWRLTKAIRARRAGAIAGNLAAVTAFAAATFGLCYALIPCFNWPLASYCRGDAEKKWVALTFDDGPNEPYTSQILDILAQKQVPAAFFTVGASVSRSPEVVARMLREGHTVGNHTQTHRGLIALKPEEIRQELAGWERAMAPIGTPAPKLFRAPHGWKSPFLGKILAETGYRLVGWTRGVWDTDRPGEEVLFHRLTARPENGMILLLHDGVEGVPGADRGDLVAVLPKVIDHYRALGFRFVGLPEMMQGTEK